CAGCCCATTGGCACAGGCTGCTGTACTTAGCTCAACTTACACTATTTTCTTTAAATCTCCCCGCTCTTGGCGGACTTTTCTGCGGCGCTTTTCGTAGTTGGGGTCGCCTTTTTTCCAACCGCTGTTGGTGCGGTCTTTTTCCACCACCATACTCTTCTCTGGAATTATAAATTCATTTCGCGCGGTACAGTAATACATAGTGCCGTTTTGCTGGCAGTTTCCGCAGTGAAAACATTGACTCATGGTGTCCCTTCATAAACCTCCCACAAATTTTAAGTTAAAAGTTTAATCCACGAAGTCAAATTCCAGATCTTTTATCCGCACCACATCACCGGCCTTGGCTCCTTTCTCCCGTAATGCATCTACTACACCCATTTTATTCATGATATTTTGAAAACGCCTTAAAGATTCCTCGTTTTCAAAATTTGTCATGGCAAAATGTTTTTCCAATTCCTTGCCTGAAAGGATAAAAACACCATCTTCCATATCAATCCTAAAGCGTTCCTTTGGTTCAGCCTTGACGACTCTTTCCGGCTCTAAAGAAATACAGGGTTCTGCTTCCCCAACTTCTTCCAGCAATTGCACAACCCGCCGCATGAGAGGTTCAATCCCTTGTCCGGTAACAGCCGAAATAGGGAATACCTCGTAGCCCTCCACTTTAGCCTGAAAATCCTTCAGATTTTCTTCCGCCCCGGAAAGGTCAATCTTATTGGCTGCAATTACCTGGGGCCTTTTAGCCAAAGCCGGATTATACAGTTCCAGTTCTTTATTGATTGCTACAAAATCTGCATAGGGATCCCGCTCAAAGACATTACCTACGTCAACCACATGGATCAAAACCCGGGTCCTTTCAATATGCTTCAAAAAGTCATGGCCAAGACCTGCTCCGGCATGGGCTCCTTCAATGAGACCGGGGATATCGGCCACCACAAAGCTATTGTCGTCAATTTTGACTACTCCTAAATTAGGCGTCAAAGTAGTGAAAGGATAATCGGCGATTTTGGGTTTGGCTGCAGATATTTGGGAAATTAGCGTCGACTTGCCCGCGTTTGGCAGCCCCACCAAGCCCACATCGGCCAGGAGTTTCAATTCCAATGTCAACCAAAGCTCTTCTCCCGGCTCCCCTTTTTCAGCCAGCCTGGGCGCCTTGTTCTGGTTGCTCAGAAAGCGGGCATTACCCCTGCCTCCCCGACCACCCCTAGCCACTATAACCTGCTGGCCTGCTTCAACCAGATCGGCAATAATTTCACCGGTGTCATCATTTTTCACAATTGTTCCCACCGGGATATGCAAAACCAGGTCCTGGCCTCCCCGGCCATGCATATTTTTACCCTGGCCGTGTTCACCCCGCTCCGCTTTATAATGCCTGCGGTATTTAAAATCAACCAGCGTTCTAAGGCCCGGATCCGCTGCCAAGACTACATCCCCGCCCCGGCCGCCGTCACCGCCGTTAGGGCCGCCTTCCGGAACATACTTTTCACGGCGGAATGAAACTGCTCCGTTTCCACCGTCTCCTGCTTTAACATAGATTTTTGCGCTGTCGTAAAACATCTCATCACCTGGTAATTCAAATTATATAGCATGCCGCTCGTTTTGAACATCCTTTTCAGAGCAGGATCAATACGAAAAAGGCTTATAATTGTTGGGTAAATTTTGGTACTGCTAGAAGTTTAACCGTTTCTTGCAAAGGTTAGTCGGAATGAGGAGCTTTAGAGCAAACTTTTGTTCATTACTTGACCATGTAGCAGTAATTCCCCCAGCCAAACGGGCTAAGCAAGGCTCCAAACAACCCGGCCAGGGATTGTCTTGCAAAATCGGAAGGTTAAAGACAATTTCATAAGGACCGCTCCCATCAAAGCAAATCTCCCAGCCCTGAGCTTCTACAGGCAGGCTGTTTAACTTTAAGGAAATAACATCTTCGACAGCTTTAAACCACTCCAGCAATTCCTCATCCATACACTCCAGTGCGGCAAAGTCAGTCTCATTTTGCAAGGTCAGGGTTATTCCCCGTTCTTCCAGCTGCATTCGTTTTAAAAGCAGCCAAATTGTAAGCTTTGGCAACCCCAAGCGCATAATTGTCCCGTTTTCCTGAATTTCCTCTATGGCTTCCCGCGCATAGTCCAGGGCCAGTTCCGGTTTCTTAAGCTGGAGGTAGCCCAAAAGCACCTGCAAATGATTTAAATAGTCATGTTTGTATACCCTTAAAAGCTGCACAAAATCCTTAGCGGTACCAGTCATGGAAACTCTCCTTACAAAATAACTTGCAAGTATCCTATTCGCCCTTTTATTTCTTTTTCCTCTTTGTAGACAGATATTCATGCTGCTGTCGCAACACCATCAGATAAATGAAAATCGTAACCCATTGTATAGTAGCTGCTCCTTTTGACGAGCCGTAGAGCGCTCTGTGAAGAGTATTAATTGGGGACATTCCCCGAGCAAATATTAATCTTGCATAGGGGTGTGTCCCCTGACCTCTGTCCAACCGAGCAGCATGGACTGAGAAAAGCGCTGGAGCGGCAGCAAGTAGACAAACAAAAATCCCCTGTGTAAAACAGGGGACGGGGCTACATAGCCAGTTCCGAATAAATGCTTACTTGCTTTTTATCTTTACCCTTACGCTCGAATTTAACATAACCGTCAATCAAAGCGTACAAGGTATCATCTTTGCCAATTCCGACGTTAACTCCCGGATGGATTTTGGTGCCCCTTTGACGGACCAAAATGTTGCCGGCTTTAACCAACATGCCGTCATGTCTTTTTACGCCCAGTCTTTTGGCTTCACTGTCACGACCGTTACGGGAGCTACCCACACCTTTTTTATGTGCAAAAAGCTGTAGATCCATTACAAACACTCCGTCCACCTCCTCTTGTAGATTCGTATATACTTCCGGTAATTTTGCTCAGTTGCTTCCAAACCCAGTAACATTGTCTGCAAAATAACTTGTGCCAATTCCATTTCCTTTTCCGGGAGATTTACCGGCAAAAGACACCTTAACAGTCCCGCTTCCTTTTCCACCCGCGGTGCGGCAGTCAGGTACTTATATAGTCCCATGACTGCTGTCTGTGCCAGGATCGAAACCCCTGCACAGACAATATCGCTGCCATGGGGCGCAAAGCCTGCATGGCCTTGCAAAGTAAACTCTCTAATTCGCCCGGAATCATCAAGGAATATTTCGACCTCAATCATTTTTAGGCTTCAATTTTCTCTACAACCACTTGAGTATATGGCTGACGGTGACCTTTTTTCCTGCGGTAATTTTTCTTAGGCTTGTACTTGAAGACAATAATCTTCTCGCCTTTGCCATGAGCCTGAACTTTTAAACTCACCTTAGCCCCGTCAACTACCGGGGTTCCTACTTTCAGACCACTTTCGCTGCCCACAGCCAGAACCTTGTCGGCTAAAACCGTTTCACCTTCAGCTGCTGCCAGCTTTTCAACCTTTAAAACATCTCCTTCGGAAACCCTGTACTGTTTTCCACCTGTTTCAATAATTGCGTACACTGTCCGTGCACCCCCTCATTCAAGACTCGCCGGCTGAGGTAACCAAAAGGTTTTAATACCATGGCCGAGCGGTTTCAGTGCCGGGATTCGCCTTAACTTAAGCCCCATCCCGTTAGCACACTTACAATAACGAATTTTATCATACCTTAAAAGCTAAGTCAATAAAGCTGGCAGCTATCGCAGCTATCAGCTTGTAGCCGTCAGCTTACAGCAAACAATTATCTTTAACTTGCCGAGATAAAGCATACTTACAAAAAATACCGATATGCCTGATGGCTGGTAGAAACTATTACTTACAACTACAGCTGATGGCTAATCACTGACGACTAAGGACTAACGACTTAACCATAAGTGTACTTGCGGCTTACGCCGCGTTAGCCTGCCGGTGGCTGGGGACTAATAAGGACTAAGAGTTTACCAGCCTGGCCTTGGCCGAAGTCCTGTTAACTCTGGTAATTTCCACGGGAATTTCCACCCCGATATAGGCGCCACCTCCGGTAACATTGATTATATAGCCGTCTATCCGGGCAATGCCGTCCCGGGGGTTTGCGGCCAGCGGCTCCTCAACTTTGACTTGTAAAATTTCACCTACCTTAACCGGACTGGCCAGTTCCCCCAGCTGCTCCTCGTTTTGTACTTGCGTAAGCTTAACTTCCTCCAGATGAATAGAACTTAAACCCCTAACCAAAATCTTTTTACCGGTCTGCTGTTCCAGCTGGTTCAGTAATTCGCCTCCGCTGCCTACCAAAAGGGCGGCTACCTTGGGATGAGCTTCAACCAGTAAAATTGGTGCTTGAGTATATTCGGCAGTAGCCAGAATCTGCCGCTTTGCTTTAAGACTGACTGTCTCTTCCGACAGCACTTTGCCTTTACCCTGGCAGTAGGGGCAGTCTTTTTGCAGCATGCTGCCTAAACCCTGGCAGGATTTTTTCCTGGTCAGTTCCACCAGCCCTAATTGAGTAATGCCCAAGACATTGGTCTTGGTCCTATCTTTTTTTAACTCTTGTTCAAGAGTTTCCAGCACCAGCTCCCGATGCCCGTTATCATTCATATCAATAAAATCGATAATTACAATTCCGCCAATGTTCCTTAAACGCAGTTGCCGGGCAATTTCCCGGGCAGCCTCCAAGTTGGTCTTGAGCACCGTGTCAGCTAAAGTAGTACCGCCCACATATTTCCCGGTATTAACATCGATTACCGTCAACGCTTCAACCTGATCGATCACGATATAACCGCCGCAGTCCAGCCAAACTTTGCGTTTTAAGGCCTGCTCGATCTGGGCAGGAATGTTGTACTCCTTTAAAAGGTCAGCTTCCTTCAGGACTATTTTATATTTCAGGTAAGGGGCGAAAATCTCTGCGAATTCCTGGGTTTTCTGGTAAGCCTCTTTGGAATTGACCAAAATTCTGTTGATATCTTCCGCTAAAATATCCCTTAATACGCGCTCCAGGAGCTCTAAATCCCGGTGAATGAGGGCGGGGGTGGCTCCCGTTGGCCGGTTTTTAATCTTCTGCCAGAGTTTATATAATGAATTAAAATCCTCTTTTAGTTCATCCGCATTGGCTCCTGCAGCCACAGTCCGGACTATGGCTCCAATGCCGTCCCGGCAAAGCTCCCCGGCAATTGCCTTGAGCCTGTTGCGTTCGCTTTCCCCTTCGATTCTGCGGGACACTCCTATATAATTCAAGGTGGGCATTAAAACCAGATACCTGCCTGGCAGTGTAATGTTGGTGGTAACGCGGGCCCCTTTGGTGCCAAAGGGTTCTTTAATCACTTGTACCGTGATGGTTTGGCCCTCTCTCAGCAAATCGCCGATATTAGGCCGCACTTGCTGCGGCTCATCCACTTCCTCTTCCGAACCGGTCACCCTGCCAGGAAAAGCATCCTCCACATAGAGAAACGCATTTTTCTCCAGGCCAATATCAATAAAAGCTGCCTGCATGCCCGGCAAAACGTTAGCTACCTTGCCGCGGTAAATATTGCCCACAAGCCGCTGATTTAAAGACCTTTCAATGTAAATTTCCACCAACTTATGTTCTTCCAAAACTGCTACCACAGTTTCCTCCGGGGTAATATGAACAACAATTTCCTTAAACAAAAGCATCAACTCCAAGCCAAAGGATTACTGCATAGGAGAAACTAATTGCCCCTTTCTGTTCACAAATAAACCGGTACGGTGTATAACCGCCAGTTCCGGCTCAAAAGAGAGGAGCGCTAATTCTTGCAAAGCTTTAAGCACTTCTTCCGGGCGAATATTGCCCCTGCTGCCCGATTTAACCCGCATCAATAAATGGGCCCAGCCTTCCTCCACCGCAGTACATCTCAGCTCATAAATCCCCTCTTTCAATTCCTTATTTTCCGGCCCCTTCTTACCCTCTTTCACCACAACGATCGAGTCCCGCTCCAGAAGCTTTGCAATCGCGTCATCTATTTCTGCTTTTGTAAGTTTATCAGTCAGTTTAAGCCTTGCCTCATATTCCGCAGCCTCAATCTCCGCCATCAATGCCGGAACTTTGGGCGGGATTTTGCGGCAGGATACCACCGACAGCCCGGGAGGCAAAGTGTTACGCAGCTTCTCCAACACCTGGTCAGCTTCCAGTTCCTCCCGCAGTTCAAGGTCCAGATATTCCCTGGCGCTGGTTACTCCCACTGCTACAGCCGAAGCAAAAGACATCTTGGGGCGAGGGTTAAATCCTTCCGAAAAAGCCATGGGCAAACCTGCCCGCCGCAGTGCCCGCTCAAAAGCTTTCATCAACTCCAGATGGGAAAGAAAGCGGGCCCCACTCTCCTTGCCGAATTCAATTCTATAACGCCCCACCTTTGCCCCTCCTCTGCAGCAGCAATTTTACATTTAAATCGCCGCAAACCCCGCAGCCGGGGCAGCGGTCGAGCCGACAGTCCTTAGTCAGTTCCGCTTGCAAGGCCTTTTGGTATTCCTCAAACAAGTATTTTTTGCTGACACCGGTATGCAGGTGCTCCCAAGGGAACGTTTCCTCAAAACCGGGCCGGCGGTACGCATAGAATTCGGGGTCAATCCCGCACTCCCGGAAAGCCTCCAGCCAGGTCTCGTATTTAAAATACTCGGACCAACTGTCGAATTTACAGCCTTTAGCCCAGGCGGTCTCCAGCACCTGCCCCAGCTTCCTGTCTCCTTTGGCAAAAACCGCTTCCAAGAAGCTGAGCCTGGCATCGTGGTAATTGTAGGTGATGTGCCTGTCTTTCAGCAAGCTTTTCAAATACTGCTGTTTTTCTTGCAACATAACAACGGGGTCCTGGGCTACCCATTGGAAAGGCGTATGAGATTTAGGCACAAAAGAAGAAACACTTACTGTTACTTTTAAGGATTTTTTGCTCTTCTGTTCTTTTAAAATCTCTTTCCCTTTTTTTAAGACCTTATAAGCCAATTCGGCGATACCGGCTACATCCTCTTTAGTTTCGGTAGGAAGCCCGATCATGAAATAGAGCTTGATAGTGGTCCATCCGGCCGCGAAAGCCCCCGCTACAGCTTCCATCAGGTTTTCTTCCGTTACTCCCTTGTTGATTACATCCCGCAGCCGCTGGGTACCCGCCTCTGGAGCAAAGGTGAGTCCTGTTTTGCGGACTTTCTGGATCTCCTTAGCCAGGTCAACGGAAAAAGCATCCACCCGCAAAGAAGGCAAAGAGATACCAACCATTTCATTCTTGAATTCTTCCATGAGCGAAGTGATCAGCGGCTGCACGCAGCTGTAATCAGCGGTACTGAGTGAAGTCAGTGAAATCTCCTCATGTCCTGTATTCCTGACCAGTTCTTTCGCTTGTTTCAACAACGTTTCCTGGTCTCTCTCCCGCACAGGGCGGTAAATCATCCCCGCCTGGCAGAAGCGGCAGGTCCTGGTGCAGCCCCTGAGCACTTCCAGCATCACCCGGTCATGAACCGTATCAGCAAAGGGTACGATGGGTTTGGTAGGAAAATAGGCGGTATTCAGATCTTTCACTACCCTTTTTACCACTTTGGCTGGAACCCGGGGGTTGACAGGTTCGATTTTTTCAATTCCGCCACTAGCATTATAGCTAACCTCATAAAATTTGGGAACGTATATTCCCCTGACGCGGCTGATTTCGGCCAGGAAATCTCCCTTGGCTATTCTGCCGGAGGGGCCCTGCTTAAAAGCCTTAGCTGTGTCCATGATTTCCAACAGCACTTCTTCCGCATCACCAATGACAAAAAAATCAAAGAAATCTGCTAAAGGCTCCGGATTATATGCACAAGGTCCTCCCCCCACCACCAGCGGGAAGCTGTCGCTTCTTTCAGCAGCTCGGAGCGGAATGCCGGCTAAATCCAGCATATTCAGGATATTGGTAAAGCTCATCTCGTACTGCAGGGTAAAACCTAAAATGTCAAAGTCCCTTAGGGGGCGGTAAGACTCCAGGCTGAAAAGGGGAAGATTATGCCGGCGCAGCAAATCCTCCATGTCTGTCCAAGGGGCAAAGACACGCTCCAAAAGCAGGTCCTCCCGGTCGTTGACCAGTCCGTAAAGTATCTGCAGACCCAAATGGGACATGCCCACTTCATATAAGTCAGGAAAGGCAAAAGCCATTCTGACCTGCGCTTTGCCCCAGTCCTTGTGAACAGAATTAAATTCGTTGCCTTGGTATCTGATGGGTTTTGTAACCCTGGGTAAAATTTGTTGTTCAATCAGTTGTCGCAATCCATTATCCTCCCAAAATATGCATGAGGCTGTCAGCCATCAGCTAGCAGTTTTTTTATTAAGGTCATTTTTTCCTAGCATCAGTCCAATTTCTAACTTGATTTTCGGTCTTAAACTGTGACTAGGGACAAGGGACTCTATAACATATTCTTTCCCTAAAACATAGACTTTTTCTACATATTAATTAATTTCCCTTTTATTTTCTGTAAATGTTACTCATTTTTTGCTTGGAAGCTAATATATACCCCAATTGCAACCGGCTATGTCCTGTCGTTTCCGCTGTCTGAATCGAGAGCACCAACTGCTCGCGCAGAGGTCAGGGGGATACGCCAACCTATACATCTAGCAGCTTGCCAAGCCGGCAGGAACTGCCTTGTTCGAAGAGAGCTGCAATTAACTGGTGCTCTGACAGCTGTCCTTGAAACTTCCCCTCCTGGTCTAAAATAATTATCAGGTGATAGTTGCCCGGAGTGAATTTTGGCAGCACTTCTTTAATCGTTGATTTGGGCGTCGCTGCCAGCTGTCTTACGGGCAGCACACCAAGTTGTGCCAACTCCCGGCTTTTGCGCATCAGGTAACGCAAAAAAATATAAATTGTTCCCTCCTGGTACTTGGCTGCTGCTAAATAAATAAAAACTGCGCAAACTACCACATTGAGATCATTCCAGTGCATGAGCACACCGACACTTCCGACAGCACCGATTAAAACTGCCCAGTACTTTCCCCAAAGCGAAGTTTTCCAGGTAGCTTCCGCCAGCCCGATTCTACTTGACCAAAAGGAGCGTAAAATTCTGCCACCGTCCAGCGGCAGGGCAGGCAGGAGATTAAAAAGCCCCATGGATAAATTGGCATGTTGAAACAACAGGTAATAAGCGCCGTTCCAGTTATAATTATAGTGTAAGAAAAACCCCAGGCCGAGCATAAAAAAGTTGCTCATCGGACCTGCCAGAGCAACTTTAGCTTCCAATCCAGGGTTAACCTCCAAAATATCGCCCAGCCGCGCTACCCCGCCAAAAGGGTAAAGTTCGATCTCTTTTACTTTTATTCCCCCGCGCCTGGCCACAAAAACATGGGCTGATTCGTGGACCAAAACCAGGGTAAAAATAAGCATTGCCTGGTAGAACACTCCCAGCATGCCATAGGCCATGATTAAAAGGAGGAAGAAATCATTTACCCTAAATTCAATTCCCTTAATTGTTCCAACCCTCATAGCCGCTCCTAAATGCTGGTACGCACATCGGTAATTTTAGTGAGAGGATCCACAGCTTTGCCTTTTTCCCTTATCTCAAAGTGCAGCTGTCCTTTTTTGCTTTTAATAATCGTTCCGGTTTTAGCTATGATTTCTCCCTGCTTGACCTGTTGTTTTTCCGCTACCAATATCTCCCCCAATGTGCCGTATACGGTGGTCAGCCCGTTGCCATGATCTATTTCTACAACTCTTCCCAGTTGACGTGTTTCTTCTACCTTCAGCACAGTACCATCAAGAGCGGCCCTGACAGGAGCACCCAGTTCAGTTTCGATATCTATACCTGCATGGAAAGTTTTTTTACCCGTGACCGAACTTTCAACCCAACCGAAATGCCTGGCAAACTTACCCGAAACGGGGATAGACATGGGAGACTTTTCCCGGGTTACTTGTTTGACCTCTTTTTCATATACTTCCCGGTCGTAAGTATCCAGCCATAACCCGTCCTTAACCATAGCTTCCAGCACAGGCGTGAAATCACTTTGTTCCTCGACCAGCAAATACCTTATATTCTGCTGCAAGCTGGCAGCTTTAGGGCTATCCCAGGTAAAAAATACCAAAAAGACAAAAAACAAAACAATGGCAACGGCTGCCTGTCTTAGCCAGCGAAATTCTAAGAAAGGCCCTCCTATTTTCTTATTGCCATATGCCTCTCCTAAGGTAAGCGGCTTGTACCTGTCCAGGTCCCAGCTATCCTTCCAGTTATCCTTGTCAAAATCTTTCCATGGATCCTTCAAAGCAATCCCCCCAGGCCTAGATGTAGTTGTTAGCTGTTAGTTGTTGGTTGTTAGTTAAAGAGGCGGCGTTACTTGTAATATATGCGGCAAATGGAATAATATGACATGTGGCAAGCATTCGGGCAAAATAAAAGACTGCTCTTTTAGCAGTCTCAGATTGTTGGCAAATGAAAAATGGTAACCCATTGTATGTAGCTGCGACATATGACAAGGCATAGAGCGCTCTGCGAAGGGTTGGACCGGAAGCGGCCGAGCGGCACGGACGCCGCGAGAGCGGTGGAGCGATAGGACGTCGCGTCACCGCGTGCCGCTGGAAGTCAAACGCTGAGCAGCACCAGCGCTCTTGGCGAAGTCATTCCGGAGCAGCGGTACAAGGGTTACAATTTTGAGAGGGCTAATAATAGTTTGCCGGCAGCCCGAAACTCTCTTTTGGCAGTCTTCTTAAGAATATTAAAAAGGAATGACCTGCCTCCTTAAGTTTACGCTTAAAATAATACCCAAGGCAAGCAAATTAGCCCACATGTTGCTGCCGCCGTAACTGAAGAGCGGGAGCGGAATGCCTGTAATCGGCATCATGCCGATTGCCATTCCAATGTTCTCCAGAATATGAAAAGTAAGCATAGAAACCACACCGGTCACCAGAAGTACTCCGTATAAATCCTTAGCCTGCATGGCAATGCGCAAGGCCCGGTACAGGAGGATAAAATAGAGGATCAACAACAACATTCCACCTACAAATCCAAGTTCCTCGCCAATTATGGAGAAAATAAAATCGGTATGGTGATATGGCAAAAAGTTATACTGCCCCTGAGTGCCTTTAAACAATCCTTTACCCCAAAAACCGCCGGAACCCACTGCCACTAAAGATTGGATGATGTTGTATCCGGCACCAAGGCCGTTTTTACCGTCGGCATAAGGGTCGAGAAAGACCACAAGCCGCATGATCTGGTAATCCTCCAGAGGAATGGGCACTTTCAAATGAAAATGCAGCCAGAGAACAGCAACAATCAGGAATATCCCACCGAAAAAAAGCAGGGCCAGTATCTTAGGATTTGCTCCGGCTACCAGCATCATGCCAAACATAATAGCAATGAAGACCAGCGAAGTACCCAAATCAGGCTGAGCAAAGATCAGTACCAACGGACCGGCAACATATAAAAAGCACGGGATTAAATCTTTAAATGTATTTAACCGGCCTTGCCGGCTGACCAAAAACTGGGCAAATGTAATAATTAAAAACACTTTGGCAAATTCAGAAGGCTGCAGGGTAAAGCTGCCAATTCCAATCCAGCTTTGCGCTCCATTGGAAACCTTGCCAACACCCGGAACAAGCACAGCTCCTAGAAACAGCAGGTTTAAAACATATAAAAAACGCTGCATGCGAGCCAATTGCACGTAATTAAAGCCGGCTGCAAAAAACATCAGCCCTAAGCCGGTAGCTATATAGAGCAGGTGTTTCCTGGCATAATAATAGGGGTCATCAGGTACTACACTGGAAGAAGCGCTGGCCAAAACCAATGCACTCATAATTAAGATAGCAATTACAGCCAATAAAAAAACCCAGTCAAGATTCTTTAACAGCTTCTTTTCTATCATACTCTTCCCCCCTTATCCTTCTAAAGATTATATCCTATCAGGGAGGAACTTGCCAGAGGGAAATCATTGTAGCTAACAGCTATCAGCCATCAGCTGGCAGCTATCAGCTATTAGCTGTCAGCTATCAGCCTTCAGCTTTTAGCTTTAAGCTATTGGCTATTAGCCTGAAATCCTTAGCTTTTGGCTTAGCAGAGTTGCTGATTGTCACTTGAAAAGTAAGCGTCAAATAGCCCCCACATAGCCCACCATCCTTCTTTATGAGATACTCTATCAAAATAGAGTCGATAAAGGAGGATTTTTTCATGACTAAAGAAGAACTACGAGACTTTTGGGCAGCCAGGGTAAAGGAATTTAAAGAGAGCGGCCAGAGTGCACCGGCATGGTGTGTGGCCAACAACGTAAAGCTCCATCAATTAAGGTACTGGCTTAGAAAAGAGAAACACACATCCACTGTGACTACATTATCGTGGCTGCCACTCAATCTTAGCGATGCAGGCTTTCAAACTTCTTTGTTAGTAAGGGTAGGCCAGGTCGCTGTAGAAGTCAAGCCAGGGTTTGATCCAAAATTACTAGTAGACGTTGTGAAAGCGTTAATTGACAATGATAGGTGAATCAAGCTTAGAACGGGTTTATCTGGCCTGCGGGAGCAACGTGATAAGCTCAAGATCCTCCAGTAGGAGCATAATGGTTTTTGGCTTCATTACCGGCGGCTGGAGAAAGGAAAATTCCAGTGGCCGGAGAAAAACAGTACAGTCGCTGTCACAACGATTCTCGCCGGGAGTTACGCTGGTTACTCGACGGCCTACCCCTTCAGCAACGTCAGGCTCACCCTAAGGTTACCGCACGGACAGTGTTGTAACCTTTTTATTTGGCTTTAAGTCTCGATTTTAAAGATTTTTAGAGGGCCTATGTCGAATCAAAACTTTATAAATAATACAGCCAAAACCATCAAAGAACTTCAAAATAGATGCGCTTTACTGGAGCAGCAAAACGCAGAACTTACCGCCAAGCTAAACTGGTTTATGGAACAGTTCCACCTGAACCAACATCGACAATTTGGCACTTCCAGCGAGAAGACTAATCCAGAACAACAGCAGCTTTTTAACGAGGCGGAAGCGGAGGCTCAACCATCCTCAAAAGAACCCACAATTGAGGAAATCACCTATCGTCGTCGCAAGAAACAAGGGCACCGTGAGGCGCAGTTGGAAAACCTGCCGGTAGAGACCATCGAATACCGCCTGCCTCCCGAAGAACAGGTGTGTCCCTGTTGTGGCGAATCGTTACATGAAATGAGTACAGAGGTAAGGCAAGAGCTTAAGATCATCCCTGCCCAGGCTTATGTAGTCAAACATGTGCGTTATGTCTACGCTTGCCGGCACTGTGAGCGGGAGAACATTCAAACGCCCATCGTAACCGCACCCATGCCTGCACCTGTGTTGCCGGGAAGTTTAGTTTCCCCCTCAGCCATGGCTTACATTATGACACAAAAATATGTGGAAGGCATGCCGCTGTACCGTCAGGAGCAGCAGCTGTCCCGTCTGGGTATAGAACTGTCCAGGCAAACTTTGGCCAACTGGATGGTCCAGGGTGCAGAACGATGGCTGTATCCCCTATACGAGAGGATGCACCAGCATCTGCTGAAGCGAGATATCTTGCATTCTGACGAAACTACCTTGCAAGTGTTGCGTGAACCAGGCCGCCCGGCAGAAAGTACGTCTTACCTATGGCTTTACCGTACCGGACGGGAAGGACCGGCAATAGTCCTCTATGATTACCGGACGACCCGGGCGAGCAAGCATCCCTGCCGGTTTTTATCAGGTTTTAAGGGATATTTGCACGTCGACGGTTATGCAGGCTATAACGGGCTGCCGGACATCACTTTAGTTGGGTGTTGGGCCCATGCCCGGCGCAAGTTTGATGAGGCGCTTAAAGCGTTGCCGGTGGAAAAGCGCAATACAGCGTAGCTGCCAAAGAGGGATTGGAATTCTGCAATCAACTCTTTGCCATCGAGTGCGAAATACACGATGCTACACCGGAGGAACGCTATAAAATCCGGTTGGAACGCAGCCGTCCAATACTGGAGGTTTTTTTGGCGTGGCTAAAATTTCAAAAACCAAGAGTATTGCCGAAAAGTGCTTTTGGGCAGGCTATTAGCT
This region of Zhaonella formicivorans genomic DNA includes:
- the obgE gene encoding GTPase ObgE, with translation MFYDSAKIYVKAGDGGNGAVSFRREKYVPEGGPNGGDGGRGGDVVLAADPGLRTLVDFKYRRHYKAERGEHGQGKNMHGRGGQDLVLHIPVGTIVKNDDTGEIIADLVEAGQQVIVARGGRGGRGNARFLSNQNKAPRLAEKGEPGEELWLTLELKLLADVGLVGLPNAGKSTLISQISAAKPKIADYPFTTLTPNLGVVKIDDNSFVVADIPGLIEGAHAGAGLGHDFLKHIERTRVLIHVVDVGNVFERDPYADFVAINKELELYNPALAKRPQVIAANKIDLSGAEENLKDFQAKVEGYEVFPISAVTGQGIEPLMRRVVQLLEEVGEAEPCISLEPERVVKAEPKERFRIDMEDGVFILSGKELEKHFAMTNFENEESLRRFQNIMNKMGVVDALREKGAKAGDVVRIKDLEFDFVD
- a CDS encoding Spo0B domain-containing protein encodes the protein MTGTAKDFVQLLRVYKHDYLNHLQVLLGYLQLKKPELALDYAREAIEEIQENGTIMRLGLPKLTIWLLLKRMQLEERGITLTLQNETDFAALECMDEELLEWFKAVEDVISLKLNSLPVEAQGWEICFDGSGPYEIVFNLPILQDNPWPGCLEPCLARLAGGITATWSSNEQKFALKLLIPTNLCKKRLNF
- the rpmA gene encoding 50S ribosomal protein L27 codes for the protein MDLQLFAHKKGVGSSRNGRDSEAKRLGVKRHDGMLVKAGNILVRQRGTKIHPGVNVGIGKDDTLYALIDGYVKFERKGKDKKQVSIYSELAM
- a CDS encoding ribosomal-processing cysteine protease Prp; its protein translation is MIEVEIFLDDSGRIREFTLQGHAGFAPHGSDIVCAGVSILAQTAVMGLYKYLTAAPRVEKEAGLLRCLLPVNLPEKEMELAQVILQTMLLGLEATEQNYRKYIRIYKRRWTECL
- the rplU gene encoding 50S ribosomal protein L21, whose amino-acid sequence is MYAIIETGGKQYRVSEGDVLKVEKLAAAEGETVLADKVLAVGSESGLKVGTPVVDGAKVSLKVQAHGKGEKIIVFKYKPKKNYRRKKGHRQPYTQVVVEKIEA
- a CDS encoding Rne/Rng family ribonuclease, with translation MFKEIVVHITPEETVVAVLEEHKLVEIYIERSLNQRLVGNIYRGKVANVLPGMQAAFIDIGLEKNAFLYVEDAFPGRVTGSEEEVDEPQQVRPNIGDLLREGQTITVQVIKEPFGTKGARVTTNITLPGRYLVLMPTLNYIGVSRRIEGESERNRLKAIAGELCRDGIGAIVRTVAAGANADELKEDFNSLYKLWQKIKNRPTGATPALIHRDLELLERVLRDILAEDINRILVNSKEAYQKTQEFAEIFAPYLKYKIVLKEADLLKEYNIPAQIEQALKRKVWLDCGGYIVIDQVEALTVIDVNTGKYVGGTTLADTVLKTNLEAAREIARQLRLRNIGGIVIIDFIDMNDNGHRELVLETLEQELKKDRTKTNVLGITQLGLVELTRKKSCQGLGSMLQKDCPYCQGKGKVLSEETVSLKAKRQILATAEYTQAPILLVEAHPKVAALLVGSGGELLNQLEQQTGKKILVRGLSSIHLEEVKLTQVQNEEQLGELASPVKVGEILQVKVEEPLAANPRDGIARIDGYIINVTGGGAYIGVEIPVEITRVNRTSAKARLVNS
- a CDS encoding TIGR03936 family radical SAM-associated protein, with the translated sequence MGRYRIEFGKESGARFLSHLELMKAFERALRRAGLPMAFSEGFNPRPKMSFASAVAVGVTSAREYLDLELREELEADQVLEKLRNTLPPGLSVVSCRKIPPKVPALMAEIEAAEYEARLKLTDKLTKAEIDDAIAKLLERDSIVVVKEGKKGPENKELKEGIYELRCTAVEEGWAHLLMRVKSGSRGNIRPEEVLKALQELALLSFEPELAVIHRTGLFVNRKGQLVSPMQ